A region of the Coriobacteriia bacterium genome:
AAGTCGAGATCGGCCAGGAAGCGGTCGAGCCGTCGGCCGGCCTCGCCGGCCTTGACCGTGTGGGTGTGGATGTGGGTGTCGCTCACGTCTCCCCCCGAGGGCTCCCCTCGGCGCCCGCGCCTTCGCCGCCGCCTCCCGGCGGCGTGCCCGCCGGCCTCGTCGGGGCGTGCTGCCCGAATAGCAGCCACGCGACCAGACCGGAGATACCGCCGACGAGGGCCATGTCGGCCACGTTGAACACTGGCCACCACCTCACGTCGAGATAGTCCGTCACCCTGCCGAAGAGCACGCGGTCCGCCAGGTTCCCCGCCGCGCCGCCGGCCACCAGCCCGAGGGCGAGCGCCTGGAAGCGCCCCGGGCGCCCCAGCGCCCAGAAGACCGCCACCGCGACGATCGCCCCTGCCGCGGCCGTCATGAACACCCACTGACGTCCGGCGAGGATGCTGAACGCGCCGCCGGTGTTGTCGACGTGCGTCAGCCAGAGCACACCCGGGACGAGCGGTACGGGCTCACCGAGCGGCAGGCGCGCGCGCACCGCGACCTTCACGAGCTGGTCGAGGACGACCACCGCGAACGCGGTCAGCGGCAGCAGGACGGACCGGCCTCTCAGGCCGACTCCTCCCACGCCTTGCACGGCACGCACAGCTCCGCCGAGGGCATGGCCTTCAGCCTCTCCAGCGCGATCGCCTCGCCGCACCGGCGACACAGCCCGTAGTCGCCGTTGGCGAGCCGCTCCAGCGCCTGCTCGACCTCGGCGAGCATCTTCCGCGCGTTGTCCTCCAGCGTCAGGTCCAGCTCCCGCGAGAACGTCGCGGTGCCCTGATCGGCCATGTGGTCGCGGTAGTTGTTCTCACCGCTCATATCCGAGAGCGCCGTGTGCCCGACGCGCTCGAACTCCTCGATCTCGGCGCGCAACCTGTCGCGCTCGCCCTCGAGGAACTGCCTCAGCTCCTGCTTGGTCTTGCTGTCCATCACGGCCTCCGAACTATCGCAAAGCGCCGAGGAGTACCTCCCTCGGCGCCGGGTCGTACCTGATTGATTATACCATCCCGAGGGCGGGATAAGCCCGGCGGAGGATGCGCGTCCAGAACAGCGGCGGGGTACCGGCAGCGCTGGAGTCGCCTTGATCGCCGCCCGCCCCCGACCTCGTACTCGCCCGAGTGCTCGGAGACCTTCCGTGCCGCTTCGAGGC
Encoded here:
- a CDS encoding TraR/DksA C4-type zinc finger protein; this encodes MDSKTKQELRQFLEGERDRLRAEIEEFERVGHTALSDMSGENNYRDHMADQGTATFSRELDLTLEDNARKMLAEVEQALERLANGDYGLCRRCGEAIALERLKAMPSAELCVPCKAWEESA
- the lspA gene encoding signal peptidase II, with protein sequence MGGVGLRGRSVLLPLTAFAVVVLDQLVKVAVRARLPLGEPVPLVPGVLWLTHVDNTGGAFSILAGRQWVFMTAAAGAIVAVAVFWALGRPGRFQALALGLVAGGAAGNLADRVLFGRVTDYLDVRWWPVFNVADMALVGGISGLVAWLLFGQHAPTRPAGTPPGGGGEGAGAEGSPRGET